One window of the Triticum dicoccoides isolate Atlit2015 ecotype Zavitan chromosome 3B, WEW_v2.0, whole genome shotgun sequence genome contains the following:
- the LOC119282773 gene encoding uncharacterized protein LOC119282773 — protein MASQVIQVNREGAEVYHGAALCAEKAVELLAETNMPLGLLPLADIEEVGYNRSTGFVWLRQKKALTHTFKQIGRLVSYATEVTAFVEDRRMKRITGVKSKELLIWVTVWDMYIDKNDHSKITFKTPTGLGRTFPVSAYGKE, from the coding sequence ATGGCGTCGCAGGTGATCCAGGTGAACAGGGAGGGGGCGGAGGTGTACCACGGCGCGGCGCTGTGCGCCGAGAAGGCGGTGGAGCTGCTGGCCGAGACCAACATGCCGCTAGGCCTGCTGCCGCTGGCTGACATCGAGGAGGTCGGCTACAACCGCTCCACGGGCTTCGTGTGGCTGCGCCAGAAGAAGGCACTCACGCACACCTTCAAGCAGATCGGGAGGCTGGTCTCGTACGCCACCGAGGTGACGGCCTTCGTGGAGGACCGCAGGATGAAGCGGATTACGGGGGTCAAGAGCAAGGAGCTCCTCATCTGGGTCACCGTCTGGGACATGTACATCGACAAGAACGACCACTCAAAGATCACTTTCAAGACGCCCACCGGACTAGGAAGAACCTTCCCCGTCTCCGCCTACGGAAAGGAGTAG